The following proteins are encoded in a genomic region of Sorangiineae bacterium MSr12523:
- a CDS encoding MarR family transcriptional regulator: MEKPTSVETATEPSLRLDDQLCFALYSAGLALNKVYRRLLVDLGLTYPQYLVMLVLWERDALTVSEIGERLYLDSATLTPLLKRLESMEWISRTRGPKDERQVIIELTKGGRALESKAPDVPRGIGRALEECSNEELFELKGRLETLRDTLMRSF; the protein is encoded by the coding sequence TGGAGAAACCGACCAGTGTGGAGACGGCCACGGAGCCGTCTCTGCGCCTCGATGATCAGCTTTGCTTCGCGCTGTACTCGGCAGGGTTGGCGTTGAACAAGGTGTATCGGCGCCTGCTCGTGGACCTCGGGCTCACCTATCCGCAATACCTCGTCATGCTCGTTTTATGGGAGCGTGACGCGCTTACCGTGTCGGAGATCGGCGAGCGCCTTTACCTCGACTCGGCCACCCTCACGCCCCTTCTGAAGCGGCTCGAGAGCATGGAGTGGATTTCGCGCACACGCGGCCCCAAGGACGAGCGACAAGTCATCATCGAGCTGACCAAAGGCGGGCGGGCCCTCGAGTCCAAGGCGCCCGACGTACCTCGCGGCATCGGTCGCGCGCTCGAGGAGTGCTCGAACGAAGAGCTTTTCGAGCTCAAAGGACGCCTGGAAACCCTGCGAGACACCTTGATGCGAAGCTTTTGA
- a CDS encoding helix-turn-helix domain-containing protein, translating into MHRLGFYVTPGFQALNFAALAAFELANSKQVHYDVHVLSETGGRVRTSMGVTIETQPLGAPEYDTVIISGAAVVSDCSTVIVPPPAALVAFLQGAMRTSRRIASLGTGAFSLADAGILDGRRATTHWCKSREFQSKYPKVNVEQDRIYIADGHVWTSAGGSASIDLALGMVEEDLGVELARSVAKGLVLYQRRTGGQSQHSVLLELEPKSDRMQDVLTYAKRNLHLRLSVEHLAKVAHLSPRQFARAFTKETGRPPAKAVEDLRIEAARTLMERTHHSLHDIAREAGFTGYEHMRRAFLRAFGQSPRAMRRQARRNVFQGDD; encoded by the coding sequence ATGCACCGACTCGGTTTTTACGTGACGCCGGGTTTCCAAGCGTTGAATTTCGCGGCACTTGCGGCCTTCGAATTGGCGAATTCGAAACAGGTGCATTACGACGTGCACGTGCTCTCGGAGACGGGCGGCCGCGTACGCACCTCGATGGGTGTAACCATCGAGACGCAACCCCTGGGCGCGCCCGAATACGACACGGTGATCATCTCCGGTGCAGCCGTGGTCTCGGACTGCAGCACGGTCATCGTGCCCCCTCCGGCCGCACTCGTGGCGTTCCTGCAGGGGGCGATGAGGACCTCACGCCGGATCGCCTCGCTTGGAACGGGCGCATTTTCCCTCGCGGATGCGGGCATTCTCGATGGCCGGCGCGCCACGACGCATTGGTGCAAATCACGCGAGTTTCAATCCAAGTATCCAAAGGTGAACGTGGAGCAAGATCGCATTTACATCGCCGATGGCCACGTTTGGACATCGGCCGGCGGAAGTGCATCGATCGATCTCGCACTCGGAATGGTGGAGGAAGATCTGGGTGTGGAACTGGCTCGAAGCGTCGCGAAGGGGCTGGTCCTCTACCAGCGGCGAACCGGCGGCCAATCGCAGCATTCCGTACTGCTCGAGCTCGAGCCGAAGTCGGATCGCATGCAGGATGTTCTCACCTATGCGAAACGCAACTTGCACCTGCGGCTTTCGGTCGAGCACCTCGCCAAGGTAGCCCATCTCAGCCCGCGGCAATTCGCGCGTGCCTTCACCAAGGAGACGGGGCGCCCGCCGGCAAAGGCCGTCGAGGATCTGCGCATCGAGGCTGCACGCACGCTGATGGAGCGAACGCACCATTCGCTCCACGACATCGCACGCGAAGCGGGATTCACGGGCTACGAGCACATGCGACGCGCCTTCTTGCGCGCGTTCGGACAGTCGCCGCGCGCCATGCGCCGCCAAGCACGCCGCAACGTTTTTCAAGGGGACGACTAA
- a CDS encoding DsbA family protein yields the protein MKNGMHSPVRLTLIYDPLCGWCYGATPSLRRLAQEPGVTMDLAPSGLFAGAGVRPMDDHFAEHAWSNDQRIAALTEQVFSQRYRDYVLADRSSSLDSGPAVMALTAVRHTAPESELAALEAIQSARYVAGRDVTNYDVLAEILHEIGLGAAAASVAMREPELLDAAIARMVEGRKLLRSVNAHGVPTLILHEHAALRVISTSLLYGRVEDLLHQIRSATRRAG from the coding sequence ATGAAGAATGGCATGCACTCGCCCGTGCGGTTGACGCTCATTTACGACCCGCTCTGCGGCTGGTGCTACGGTGCGACGCCCTCCCTTCGGCGCTTGGCGCAGGAGCCCGGGGTGACCATGGATCTCGCGCCATCCGGATTGTTCGCGGGCGCGGGCGTGCGACCGATGGATGACCATTTTGCCGAGCACGCGTGGTCCAACGATCAGCGGATTGCCGCGTTGACGGAGCAGGTCTTCTCGCAACGTTACCGCGATTATGTCCTCGCGGATCGCAGCTCGTCGCTCGACTCGGGGCCCGCGGTCATGGCGTTGACGGCCGTTCGGCATACGGCGCCCGAGAGCGAGCTCGCGGCACTCGAGGCCATCCAGTCCGCGCGCTACGTCGCCGGAAGGGACGTGACCAATTACGATGTGCTTGCGGAGATTCTCCACGAAATTGGGCTCGGTGCGGCGGCCGCGAGCGTGGCGATGCGCGAGCCGGAGCTCCTGGATGCGGCGATCGCGCGCATGGTCGAAGGGCGCAAGCTTCTTCGCTCGGTCAACGCGCACGGCGTGCCCACGCTCATTTTGCACGAGCACGCGGCGCTTCGCGTGATTTCGACGAGCCTTCTTTACGGGCGCGTCGAGGATTTGCTTCACCAGATCCGCTCCGCAACGCGCCGGGCCGGATAG
- a CDS encoding NUDIX domain-containing protein, which produces MLRRFETGYEDGNYSVPAGHLDGDEEVVTAAIREAREECGVMVEPADVRVIGVMHRKSSDERIDFFVRVERWRGEVSNCEPHKCDELAWYSLHRLPANVIPYVRRALEHPQAGIWFDSMGFEPGQC; this is translated from the coding sequence TTGCTGCGACGCTTCGAAACAGGTTACGAGGATGGCAATTACAGCGTCCCCGCCGGGCACCTGGATGGGGACGAGGAAGTGGTGACCGCCGCCATTCGCGAGGCACGAGAAGAATGTGGCGTCATGGTCGAGCCCGCGGATGTACGGGTCATCGGTGTGATGCACCGCAAATCGAGCGACGAACGCATCGATTTTTTCGTTCGGGTGGAACGCTGGAGGGGAGAGGTGAGCAATTGCGAGCCTCACAAGTGCGACGAATTGGCCTGGTACTCGCTCCATCGATTGCCGGCCAACGTCATTCCGTACGTCCGGCGCGCGCTGGAGCATCCGCAAGCGGGCATTTGGTTCGACAGCATGGGCTTCGAGCCAGGTCAGTGTTGA
- a CDS encoding MBL fold metallo-hydrolase, whose protein sequence is MTITWTHFPAGEQGFFRAPVLLAGASDALLIDGGFTLEDGRKLAAAIRATGKRLTAIYVSQSDPDYYFSLGPVRAAFPEAQILAAPGTVAAIQASVQKKFEIWGPKLGDNGPASLADVVVPAPFNERKLVLEGESIEIVEARGLVNRRYLWVPSLRAMFGGVLVFSGVHVWVADTPSAEERKAWIENLHVLATRNPSVVVPGHAVTGAATDASAIAYTRDYLVTFEKELAGASDAAALIAAMKRHYPGAGMGVALEIGAKVAKGEMAWG, encoded by the coding sequence ATGACGATCACGTGGACGCATTTCCCTGCGGGTGAGCAGGGCTTCTTCCGTGCGCCGGTGCTGCTCGCGGGCGCATCCGACGCATTGTTGATCGACGGAGGGTTCACGCTCGAGGACGGGCGCAAGCTCGCGGCCGCCATTCGAGCGACCGGCAAGCGGCTCACCGCGATCTACGTGAGCCAGAGCGATCCCGATTACTACTTTTCGCTGGGACCCGTTCGCGCGGCATTTCCCGAGGCGCAAATTTTGGCCGCCCCGGGAACCGTCGCCGCCATCCAGGCCAGCGTGCAGAAGAAATTCGAAATATGGGGGCCCAAGCTCGGAGACAATGGCCCCGCGTCGCTCGCCGACGTCGTCGTTCCCGCGCCCTTCAACGAGCGCAAGCTCGTGCTCGAGGGGGAGAGCATCGAGATCGTCGAGGCGCGTGGCCTCGTCAATCGGCGCTATTTGTGGGTTCCTTCCCTGCGCGCGATGTTCGGCGGTGTGCTCGTCTTTTCGGGGGTCCACGTCTGGGTCGCGGACACGCCGAGCGCCGAGGAGCGCAAAGCGTGGATCGAAAACCTGCACGTCCTCGCAACGCGAAATCCGTCCGTCGTCGTGCCTGGGCACGCCGTGACGGGGGCTGCAACCGATGCCTCCGCCATCGCCTACACCCGCGATTACCTGGTGACCTTCGAAAAAGAGCTCGCCGGGGCCAGCGATGCTGCCGCACTCATCGCTGCGATGAAGCGGCACTATCCGGGCGCGGGCATGGGCGTGGCCCTCGAAATCGGCGCAAAAGTCGCCAAGGGCGAGATGGCCTGGGGCTGA
- a CDS encoding LysR family transcriptional regulator: MRTASREPLNLNRLAYFAYVVEAGSFTRAAERLGITKAVVSQQVARLEREVGTTLLVRTTRKVVPTEAGRALHARCMVILRESSEAFDELAQGVAEPRGKLRVTAPFDYGTSVVAPVATEFTRTYPHCDVELMLSDRLVDLQTVDLAIRVGWPRDSSHVMRRIGTMEQYLVCTPKMAMLLGRGSEPEDLGLLPFVANSSLPDPNVWRFTHPEHGRRTVRMRARITVDATPAAHVAVLTGAGTSVLPDYLVSADLAAGRLVRVLPEWKLRSGGIHALFPPTRFRSPKVSRFFESMSRAETERHAKARAEQMAVR; this comes from the coding sequence ATGCGCACCGCCTCCCGCGAACCGCTGAATTTGAACCGACTCGCGTATTTTGCTTACGTCGTCGAAGCGGGCTCGTTCACACGCGCCGCGGAACGGCTCGGTATCACGAAGGCGGTGGTGAGCCAGCAGGTTGCCCGACTCGAGCGGGAGGTGGGGACCACGCTCCTCGTGCGCACCACCCGCAAGGTCGTTCCCACCGAGGCCGGGCGAGCCCTTCACGCTCGATGCATGGTGATCCTGCGCGAGTCATCGGAAGCCTTCGACGAGCTCGCGCAGGGCGTTGCCGAACCGCGCGGGAAGCTGCGGGTGACCGCGCCGTTCGATTACGGCACCTCGGTCGTCGCCCCGGTGGCCACGGAGTTTACGCGCACCTATCCGCACTGCGATGTGGAGTTGATGCTCAGCGATCGGCTGGTGGATCTTCAGACGGTCGATTTGGCCATTCGCGTGGGATGGCCCCGCGATTCGAGCCACGTGATGCGCCGGATCGGCACCATGGAGCAATACTTGGTGTGCACGCCCAAAATGGCCATGCTTCTCGGGCGTGGCAGCGAGCCGGAAGACCTCGGCTTGCTGCCCTTCGTGGCGAACAGCTCGCTGCCCGATCCGAACGTGTGGCGCTTCACGCACCCCGAGCACGGGCGCCGCACGGTGCGGATGCGGGCGCGCATCACCGTCGATGCCACGCCGGCGGCGCACGTGGCGGTGCTGACGGGAGCAGGGACTTCGGTGCTTCCAGACTACCTTGTCAGCGCCGATCTCGCCGCCGGGCGCCTGGTGCGGGTGCTTCCGGAGTGGAAGCTCCGAAGCGGCGGGATCCACGCGCTCTTTCCGCCCACGCGATTCCGTTCGCCCAAGGTAAGCCGCTTTTTCGAGTCGATGAGCCGCGCGGAGACCGAGCGCCACGCGAAAGCGCGCGCAGAGCAGATGGCCGTGCGTTGA
- a CDS encoding polysaccharide lyase 6 family protein, translating into MRQLIRGQGLVVPIVALFGATTLAWGCAGLSSDDKSLSGHDTGINGGGDADRLTEDPVPVRVITASSIAELQAALDKAAPGDRIELTNGSYTLSSAIRFSRSGTAAQPITVAAQNTGGAELTGSATFNLSSVSYVGISGFKITTSAGVSIPGNADHIRFSRNTIEMAASPSTKSWVTVAANDTEVDHNTFQNKSTEGVYLQITGPGEADMARGTWVHHNYFYNHTYGGTNGGESVRLGLSKRQHASAEAKIEYNLFEKANGDAEAISVKSSNNVVRYNTIRDSIGSIVLRHGNANRVEGNIELGGSSGIRLYENDHVIVNNLIQGGTGQILVGSGTLVDDTNNGTEHARVDRALIAFNTVVGSGRLLDIGPGSDPYGPDDCTFANNIFQGGESATLIRIGKATNLHWDGNIVWGGSAGATPSSGYRNVDPALGTDADGLYRLTSATGPAIDAAQGSYPQVTLDIDLQTRSGAKDVGADEFVAGGTPRRPLSTADVGPSAP; encoded by the coding sequence ATGAGGCAACTGATTCGAGGCCAAGGCCTCGTTGTTCCGATCGTGGCGTTGTTCGGAGCAACGACTCTCGCGTGGGGGTGTGCGGGGTTGTCGTCCGACGACAAATCTTTGTCCGGGCATGACACCGGTATCAATGGCGGCGGGGATGCCGACCGGTTGACGGAGGACCCGGTGCCCGTGCGCGTGATCACGGCATCCTCGATCGCGGAGTTGCAGGCCGCGCTCGACAAGGCTGCTCCGGGCGATCGCATCGAGCTAACCAACGGCTCTTACACATTGAGTTCCGCGATTCGGTTTAGCCGATCAGGGACTGCTGCGCAGCCGATCACGGTGGCCGCGCAGAATACCGGGGGGGCGGAGCTCACAGGGTCGGCGACATTCAATTTGAGCTCCGTGTCGTACGTAGGCATTTCCGGATTCAAAATCACCACGTCCGCGGGCGTGAGCATTCCGGGGAACGCAGACCATATTCGATTCAGCCGCAACACGATTGAGATGGCCGCGTCGCCGTCGACCAAGAGCTGGGTGACCGTCGCGGCGAACGACACCGAGGTGGATCACAACACCTTCCAGAACAAATCGACCGAGGGCGTCTACCTGCAGATCACCGGGCCCGGAGAGGCCGACATGGCCCGAGGAACGTGGGTGCACCACAACTACTTCTACAATCACACGTACGGCGGGACGAACGGTGGCGAGTCGGTTCGACTGGGACTCAGCAAGCGTCAGCACGCATCCGCGGAAGCGAAGATAGAATACAATCTTTTCGAGAAGGCCAACGGCGATGCCGAGGCCATCTCGGTGAAGTCGTCGAACAACGTCGTTCGCTACAACACGATTCGCGACAGCATCGGATCCATCGTCCTCCGCCACGGCAATGCCAATCGGGTGGAGGGAAACATCGAATTAGGGGGAAGTTCGGGAATTCGGCTCTACGAGAACGATCACGTCATCGTCAACAACCTGATCCAGGGCGGCACGGGTCAGATCCTCGTAGGGTCGGGGACGTTGGTCGACGACACGAACAATGGCACGGAACACGCGCGGGTCGACCGAGCCTTGATCGCCTTCAACACGGTGGTGGGTTCGGGGCGGCTGTTGGACATCGGACCTGGCAGTGATCCCTACGGCCCGGACGACTGCACATTCGCGAACAACATTTTTCAGGGCGGCGAGTCGGCGACGCTGATCCGCATCGGCAAGGCGACCAACCTACACTGGGACGGGAACATCGTGTGGGGCGGCAGCGCCGGTGCTACTCCCTCCAGCGGATACCGAAATGTGGATCCAGCGCTTGGAACCGATGCCGATGGCCTCTATCGACTCACGTCGGCCACCGGCCCGGCCATCGACGCGGCGCAAGGCTCGTATCCCCAAGTCACCTTGGACATCGATCTTCAAACGCGGTCGGGCGCGAAAGACGTAGGCGCAGACGAATTCGTCGCGGGTGGAACTCCACGACGCCCGCTGAGCACGGCGGACGTCGGCCCCAGCGCCCCGTAA
- a CDS encoding MFS transporter, translating into MTASTSTVSPAPKAFGALALRGYRAYLLTFMLTMMADNVEHVISYWVVFQKFHSPALGGFAVVSHWLPFLAFSVAIGALNDRFDSRRLIQGGAVLFMIASAGWGYFFITDTLQMWHAMVLLVIHGCAGVLWVTSSQMLLYDIVGPASLPSAVRLAATARYLGVLVGPGVGSVVMLTLGPTRGIFFNTVFYLPLFFWLISAPYGRHFRGDTSGPKRAVRGLADIVQTIREVRTIPLLATMILLAGGASFFIGNSYQAQMPGFANDLGHGDPGTAYTMLLAADAAGALLAGILLESRGGIFKMSPPTAVILAMGWAAALFGFALMRVYPLAIALLFLAGFFELSFSSMTQTLVQMHAPETTRGRVLGLYNMAAAGLRAFSGITVGLVGSLASVHTSLAVAAGAFVSVSAILLARLRTASSVT; encoded by the coding sequence ATGACCGCTTCGACGTCGACCGTTTCCCCTGCACCAAAAGCTTTCGGCGCGCTCGCACTGCGCGGATACCGCGCTTACTTGCTCACGTTCATGTTGACCATGATGGCTGACAACGTCGAGCACGTGATCAGTTACTGGGTCGTCTTTCAGAAGTTTCACTCGCCTGCACTCGGCGGTTTTGCGGTCGTCTCGCACTGGCTCCCGTTTCTTGCATTTTCGGTGGCCATCGGCGCGCTCAACGATCGATTCGATTCGCGGCGCCTCATTCAGGGGGGCGCGGTTTTGTTCATGATCGCGTCGGCGGGGTGGGGCTATTTCTTCATCACCGACACGTTGCAAATGTGGCACGCGATGGTGCTGCTGGTCATTCACGGATGCGCGGGCGTCTTGTGGGTGACCTCGAGCCAGATGCTCCTCTACGACATCGTTGGACCTGCCTCGCTGCCCAGCGCCGTGCGCCTTGCCGCCACGGCGCGCTACCTCGGTGTGTTGGTCGGACCCGGCGTTGGCAGCGTGGTGATGCTCACGCTCGGCCCGACGCGCGGCATCTTCTTCAACACCGTCTTTTACCTGCCGCTCTTCTTCTGGTTGATCTCGGCGCCCTACGGCCGTCATTTTCGTGGGGACACGTCCGGTCCGAAGCGCGCCGTGCGCGGGCTCGCCGACATCGTGCAGACCATCCGCGAGGTGCGAACGATTCCGTTGCTCGCGACCATGATCCTCCTCGCGGGCGGCGCATCGTTCTTCATCGGCAACAGCTACCAGGCCCAAATGCCGGGCTTCGCGAACGATCTCGGCCACGGCGATCCCGGCACCGCGTACACGATGCTGCTTGCCGCCGACGCCGCAGGGGCGCTGCTCGCGGGCATCTTGCTCGAGAGTCGCGGAGGCATCTTCAAAATGAGCCCACCGACGGCGGTCATCCTCGCCATGGGTTGGGCCGCCGCGCTGTTTGGCTTTGCGCTGATGCGCGTGTATCCGTTGGCCATCGCGCTTCTCTTCCTGGCCGGTTTTTTCGAGCTTTCGTTCAGCAGCATGACGCAGACGTTGGTGCAGATGCACGCCCCCGAGACCACACGCGGTCGCGTTCTTGGTCTCTACAACATGGCAGCCGCCGGCTTGCGCGCCTTCAGTGGCATCACGGTCGGACTCGTAGGAAGCCTTGCGAGCGTTCACACGTCCTTGGCTGTCGCCGCCGGGGCATTCGTCTCCGTAAGTGCCATTCTCCTCGCCCGGCTGCGCACCGCATCCAGCGTGACTTGA